One genomic window of Pseudoxanthomonas sp. includes the following:
- a CDS encoding bifunctional riboflavin kinase/FAD synthetase, with the protein MSRLFRDVEGGALTPGGSVVCIGAFDGLHLGHRALLRQARMRAQVLGLPMTALTFEPLPREFFLPDAQPPRLSLPRAKLEGLIDAGADQVGLLRFNRRMTAMSAEDFVSKMLVGRLQAREVWIGPQFRFGHKRGGDLALLQAMGAELGFSAGEIAPVHCDDGERVSSTRIRAALRQGDFAHAERLLGQPYFIGGRVVRGKQLGRTLGFPTANLRFPKIPALSGIYATWVHGLTERPWPSVSSFGTRPTVEGVEPLLEAHLFDFNGDLYGRHLRVEFVAKLRDEEKFDGLDALTVQMQRDAATARQLLSTERFRATA; encoded by the coding sequence ATGAGCAGGCTGTTTCGTGACGTCGAAGGCGGGGCGCTGACCCCCGGTGGCAGCGTAGTGTGCATCGGCGCCTTCGATGGCCTGCACCTGGGCCACCGTGCGCTGCTGCGCCAGGCCCGGATGCGTGCGCAGGTGCTGGGTCTGCCGATGACGGCCTTGACCTTCGAGCCGCTGCCGCGTGAGTTCTTCCTGCCGGATGCCCAGCCGCCGCGGCTGAGCCTGCCGCGCGCCAAGCTCGAAGGCCTGATCGATGCCGGTGCCGACCAGGTGGGGCTGCTGCGCTTCAACCGGCGCATGACCGCGATGTCGGCGGAGGATTTTGTCAGCAAGATGCTGGTCGGCCGGCTGCAGGCGCGCGAAGTATGGATCGGCCCGCAATTCCGCTTCGGCCACAAGCGCGGCGGCGATCTTGCGCTGCTGCAGGCGATGGGTGCGGAGCTGGGCTTCAGCGCCGGCGAGATCGCGCCGGTGCATTGCGACGATGGCGAACGCGTGTCCAGTACGCGCATCCGGGCTGCGTTGCGCCAGGGCGACTTCGCCCATGCCGAACGCCTGCTGGGCCAGCCGTATTTCATCGGCGGGCGCGTGGTGCGTGGCAAGCAGCTGGGCCGCACGCTGGGTTTCCCCACGGCCAACCTGCGCTTCCCCAAGATCCCGGCACTGTCGGGCATCTATGCGACCTGGGTGCATGGGCTGACCGAGCGGCCGTGGCCGTCGGTGTCCAGTTTCGGCACGCGGCCGACGGTGGAGGGCGTGGAGCCGCTGCTGGAAGCGCACCTGTTCGATTTCAACGGCGACCTGTACGGGCGCCACCTGCGGGTCGAGTTCGTCGCCAAGCTGCGCGACGAAGAGAAATTCGACGGGCTGGATGCACTGACCGTGCAGATGCAGCGCGACGCCGCCACCGCGCGGCAACTCCTTTCCACCGAGCGCTTCAGGGCCACCGCGTGA
- the murJ gene encoding murein biosynthesis integral membrane protein MurJ gives MLRGLLSFSSMTMVSRVLGLVRDQAITYSFGANAVTDAFWVAFRIPNFLRRLFAEGSFSTAFVPVFTEVKETRPHADLRELMARVSGTLGGILLLVTALGLIFTPQVAMIFNPGSMDDPAKFGTIVELLRLTFPFLLFVSLTALSGGALNSFNRFAIPAITPVILNLCMIAGALWLAPAMGMSILALGWAVLAAGALQLLFQIPALRGINLLTMPRWGWRHPDVRRVLTLMVPTLFGSSVAQINLLLDTVIASFLFAGSQSWLSQADRFLELPLGVFGVALGTVILPALSRHHVKTDGVGFSNALDWGLRTTLLIAVPAMVGLMLLSTPLVATLFQYGKFTAFDTRMAAMSVFGLSFGLPAFALLKIVLPAFYARQDTRTPVRAGVAALIANMALNLMFLAVLYQLMVKPEVRALGVTAALAKTPGLHLALGLASAVASYINLGLLWRWLGQSGVYQRRPGWGRFVLRLVASCLAMAAVVGAGLHWLPAFTGMDKWHRIGSLLALVAAGGLTYGVVQVALGFRPRDLREH, from the coding sequence ATGCTACGCGGCCTGCTGTCTTTCAGCAGCATGACCATGGTCTCACGGGTGCTGGGGTTGGTGCGCGACCAGGCGATTACCTACAGTTTCGGCGCCAATGCGGTGACCGATGCGTTCTGGGTGGCCTTCCGCATTCCCAACTTCCTGCGCCGGCTGTTTGCCGAAGGCTCGTTCTCCACCGCCTTCGTGCCGGTGTTCACCGAAGTCAAGGAAACCCGACCGCACGCGGACCTGCGCGAGCTGATGGCGCGGGTGTCCGGCACCCTGGGCGGGATCCTGCTGCTGGTGACGGCGCTGGGCCTGATCTTCACCCCGCAGGTGGCGATGATCTTCAATCCCGGCTCGATGGACGACCCGGCCAAGTTCGGGACCATCGTCGAGCTGCTGCGGCTGACCTTCCCGTTCCTGCTGTTCGTGTCGCTGACCGCGCTGTCGGGCGGGGCGCTGAACAGCTTCAATCGCTTCGCGATCCCGGCGATTACGCCGGTGATCCTCAACCTATGCATGATCGCCGGCGCGCTGTGGCTGGCCCCGGCGATGGGGATGTCGATCCTGGCGCTGGGCTGGGCGGTGCTGGCGGCCGGCGCGCTGCAGCTGCTGTTCCAGATCCCGGCGCTGCGTGGGATCAACCTGTTGACCATGCCGCGCTGGGGCTGGCGCCATCCGGACGTGCGCCGGGTGCTGACCCTGATGGTGCCGACCCTGTTCGGCTCGTCGGTGGCACAGATCAACCTGTTGCTGGATACGGTAATCGCCTCGTTCCTGTTTGCTGGCTCGCAGAGCTGGCTGTCGCAGGCGGATCGCTTCCTGGAGCTGCCGCTGGGCGTGTTTGGCGTGGCCCTGGGCACGGTGATCCTGCCGGCGCTGTCGCGGCATCACGTCAAGACCGATGGCGTCGGCTTTTCGAATGCCCTGGACTGGGGGCTGCGGACCACGCTGCTGATCGCGGTGCCGGCGATGGTCGGGCTGATGTTGCTGAGTACGCCGCTGGTGGCGACCTTGTTCCAGTACGGCAAGTTCACGGCTTTCGATACCCGGATGGCGGCGATGTCGGTGTTCGGCCTGAGCTTCGGCCTGCCGGCGTTCGCCCTGCTGAAGATCGTGCTGCCGGCGTTCTATGCGCGGCAGGACACCCGTACACCGGTGCGGGCTGGCGTGGCCGCCCTGATCGCCAACATGGCGCTGAACCTGATGTTCCTGGCGGTGCTGTACCAGCTGATGGTCAAGCCCGAGGTGCGGGCGCTGGGCGTGACCGCGGCGCTGGCCAAGACCCCGGGCCTGCATCTGGCGTTGGGCCTGGCCAGTGCCGTGGCTAGCTACATCAACCTGGGGCTGTTGTGGCGTTGGCTGGGGCAGAGCGGGGTGTACCAGCGCCGGCCGGGCTGGGGGCGGTTCGTCCTGCGGCTGGTGGCGTCGTGCCTGGCGATGGCGGCGGTGGTCGGGGCGGGGCTGCACTGGCTGCCGGCGTTCACCGGCATGGACAAGTGGCACCGCATCGGTTCGCTGCTGGCCCTGGTGGCCGCCGGTGGCCTGACCTACGGTGTGGTGCAGGTGGCGCTGGGCTTCCGTCCGCGTGATCTGCGCGAGCATTGA
- the lspA gene encoding signal peptidase II: MTARPKPSALVWLVLSAIVIGLDQWSKAWVLASLPEFQAVKVIDGFWNWYRTYNTGAAFSFLSNAGGWQIWFFTALALAVCGLLGTWLARTARGDWRVALPYALVIGGALGNVIDRLMHGHVVDFIQWYVGDHYWPSFNIADSAIVCGAVGIAVFSLFDGKRRPKAG; encoded by the coding sequence CTGACCGCCCGTCCCAAGCCGAGCGCCCTGGTCTGGCTGGTGCTGTCGGCGATCGTGATTGGCCTGGACCAGTGGTCCAAGGCCTGGGTGCTGGCGAGCCTGCCGGAGTTCCAGGCAGTCAAGGTCATCGACGGCTTCTGGAACTGGTACCGCACCTACAACACTGGCGCAGCGTTCAGTTTCCTGAGCAATGCTGGCGGCTGGCAGATCTGGTTTTTCACGGCGCTGGCGCTGGCCGTCTGTGGCCTGCTGGGCACCTGGCTGGCGCGCACCGCCCGCGGCGATTGGCGCGTGGCCCTGCCATACGCGCTGGTGATCGGCGGCGCGCTGGGCAACGTCATCGACCGGTTGATGCATGGCCACGTGGTCGATTTCATCCAGTGGTACGTGGGCGACCACTACTGGCCTTCGTTCAACATCGCCGATTCGGCCATCGTCTGCGGCGCGGTGGGGATCGCAGTGTTCAGCCTGTTTGACGGCAAACGCCGGCCCAAAGCGGGATAA
- the ispH gene encoding 4-hydroxy-3-methylbut-2-enyl diphosphate reductase — protein sequence MDVLLANPRGFCAGVDRAIEIVKRAIETLGAPIYVRHEVVHNRFVVDDLKSRGAIFVEELDEVPDNNTVIFSAHGVSQAVRQEAERRGLKVFDATCPLVTKVHLEVARHCRAGRDVVLIGHAGHPEVEGTMGQWDRERGTGRIYLVEDIAGVAALEIEQPENFAYTTQTTLSVDDTVGIIGALRAKFPAMQGPKNDDICYATQNRQDAVRDLARECDLVLVVGSPNSSNSNRLSELAQRDGVESHLIDGAHEIDPNWITGKKKVGVTAGASAPDVLIDGVIARLRELGAGDVSELAGEPESMVFALPKELRLQLVN from the coding sequence ATGGACGTCCTGCTCGCCAATCCCCGTGGTTTTTGCGCCGGTGTCGACCGTGCGATCGAGATCGTCAAGCGCGCCATCGAGACCCTCGGCGCGCCGATCTACGTGCGCCATGAGGTGGTGCACAACCGTTTCGTGGTCGATGACTTGAAAAGCCGCGGCGCGATCTTCGTCGAAGAACTCGACGAAGTGCCCGACAACAACACCGTGATCTTCAGCGCCCACGGCGTGTCCCAGGCCGTGCGCCAGGAAGCCGAGCGTCGCGGGCTGAAGGTGTTCGACGCGACCTGTCCGCTGGTGACCAAGGTGCACCTGGAAGTAGCCCGCCATTGCCGGGCCGGCCGCGACGTGGTCCTGATCGGCCACGCCGGGCATCCGGAAGTGGAGGGCACCATGGGCCAGTGGGACCGCGAACGCGGCACCGGGCGCATCTACCTGGTCGAAGACATCGCCGGCGTCGCCGCGCTGGAGATCGAGCAGCCGGAGAACTTCGCCTACACCACCCAGACCACCCTGTCGGTGGACGATACGGTGGGCATCATTGGCGCGCTGCGGGCCAAGTTCCCGGCCATGCAGGGGCCGAAGAACGACGACATCTGCTATGCCACCCAGAACCGCCAGGACGCGGTGCGCGACCTGGCCAGGGAGTGCGACCTGGTGCTGGTGGTCGGGTCGCCCAACAGCTCCAATTCCAATCGCCTCAGCGAGTTGGCCCAGCGCGATGGCGTTGAATCCCACCTGATCGATGGCGCGCACGAGATCGATCCGAACTGGATCACCGGCAAGAAGAAGGTCGGCGTCACCGCGGGCGCGTCGGCGCCCGACGTGCTCATCGATGGCGTCATCGCGCGCCTGCGCGAACTCGGCGCCGGCGATGTCAGCGAGCTGGCTGGCGAGCCGGAAAGCATGGTCTTCGCCCTGCCCAAGGAGCTGCGCCTGCAACTGGTCAATTGA
- the rpsT gene encoding 30S ribosomal protein S20: protein MANIKSAKKRAKQTVVRNARNVAQRSMLRTAVKKVIKALDANDAAGAEAAFATAQPILDRFSARGLIHKNKAARHKSRLTARIKALKAA from the coding sequence GTGGCCAATATCAAGTCCGCCAAGAAGCGCGCCAAGCAGACCGTCGTGCGCAACGCGCGCAACGTCGCCCAGCGCTCCATGCTGCGCACCGCCGTCAAGAAAGTCATCAAGGCACTCGATGCCAACGACGCCGCTGGCGCCGAAGCCGCCTTCGCAACCGCCCAGCCGATCCTGGATCGCTTCAGCGCGCGCGGCCTGATCCACAAGAACAAAGCTGCCCGTCATAAGAGCCGCCTCACCGCGCGCATCAAGGCCCTCAAGGCCGCTTGA
- the ileS gene encoding isoleucine--tRNA ligase: protein MSTDYKATLHLPATEFPMRGDLPKREPDTLKRWYDQDLYAQLRENVRGRPLFVLHDGPPYANGQIHLGHAVNKILKDIIVKSRYVAGFDAPYVPGWDCHGLPIEIAVEKKWGKVGTKLDAKQFRAKCREYAEEQIDIQRRDFKRLGVIGDWDNPYKTLNFRFEADEIRALAKIVANGHLLRGAKPVHWCFDCGSALAEAEIEYQDKVSPAVDVGYAARDPQALAAAFGAQVPEGVEVAVPIWTTTPWTLPASLAVSLGPDLDYVLVEGPARNGAPRWLVIAEALAERALARYGVTEVVVKGRAKGVALENLVLAHPFYAQRDIPLILGDHVSAEDGTGAVHTAPGHGQEDYAVGLKYGLIEKYTAAQINPVDGRGVYLPSTPAFDGTELAGTHIWKANDTIVELARANGSLLAFHPLTHSYPHCWRHKTPVVFRATPQWFISMDQANLRSDALAAIKDVSWFPGWGQARIASMVDGRPDWCISRQRTWGVPIALFVNRETHEPHPRSVELMELVAQQVERAGVDAWYDLDASELLGDEAAQYEKVTDILDVWFDSGVTHEGVLLERGFGKPADLYLEGSDQHRGWFQSSLLTGVAIDKAAPYKQCLTHGFTVDEHGRKMSKSLGNGIEPQDIMKTLGADILRLWIASADYSNEMSLSQEILKRNADAYRRLRNTARFLLGNLHGFDPAVHLRPLEDMVALDRWIVHRAWEVQEKIKAAYERYDFASIVQALLNFCSVDLGSLYLDVTKDRLYTMPEDSRGRRSAQSAMYRIAEAFVRWIAPILSFTADEMWGYLPGKRVDNVLFSTFYDGLAPLPADAKLSAADFDQLLALREQVAKVLEPMRASGAIGAALDAEIAITAGEGTAARWAALSDELRFLFISGDVTVTPAQADEVFVLAEPTTKPKCVRCWQRRADVGAHAAHPELCGRCVENVDGAGEDRQWF, encoded by the coding sequence GTGAGCACCGATTACAAAGCGACACTGCACCTGCCCGCCACGGAGTTCCCGATGCGTGGCGACCTGCCCAAGCGCGAGCCGGACACGCTCAAGCGCTGGTACGACCAGGACCTCTATGCCCAGTTGCGTGAAAACGTCAGGGGCCGGCCGCTGTTCGTGCTGCACGACGGTCCGCCATATGCCAATGGCCAGATCCACCTGGGCCACGCGGTCAACAAGATCCTCAAGGACATCATCGTCAAGTCGCGCTATGTCGCCGGCTTCGATGCGCCCTACGTGCCGGGCTGGGACTGCCACGGCCTGCCGATCGAGATCGCGGTCGAGAAGAAGTGGGGCAAGGTCGGCACCAAGCTCGACGCAAAGCAGTTCCGCGCGAAGTGCCGCGAGTACGCCGAAGAACAGATCGACATCCAGCGCCGCGATTTCAAGCGCCTGGGCGTGATCGGCGATTGGGACAACCCGTACAAGACGCTGAATTTCCGCTTCGAAGCCGACGAGATCCGCGCGCTGGCCAAGATCGTGGCCAATGGCCACCTGCTGCGTGGCGCCAAGCCGGTGCACTGGTGCTTCGACTGCGGCTCGGCCCTGGCCGAGGCGGAAATCGAGTACCAGGACAAGGTCTCCCCTGCGGTCGACGTCGGCTATGCCGCGCGCGATCCGCAGGCGCTGGCCGCCGCATTCGGTGCGCAGGTGCCGGAAGGCGTCGAGGTCGCGGTGCCGATCTGGACCACCACGCCTTGGACGCTGCCGGCCTCGCTGGCGGTCAGCCTGGGCCCGGACCTGGATTACGTGCTGGTCGAAGGCCCGGCCCGCAACGGCGCGCCGCGCTGGCTGGTCATCGCCGAGGCGCTGGCCGAGCGCGCGCTGGCGCGCTACGGCGTGACCGAAGTTGTGGTGAAGGGCCGCGCCAAGGGCGTGGCGCTGGAAAACCTGGTGCTGGCGCATCCGTTCTATGCGCAGCGCGATATCCCGTTGATCCTGGGCGACCACGTGTCGGCCGAGGACGGTACTGGCGCCGTGCACACCGCGCCCGGCCACGGCCAGGAGGACTATGCGGTCGGCCTGAAGTACGGGCTGATCGAAAAGTACACCGCTGCCCAGATCAATCCGGTCGACGGGCGCGGCGTGTACCTGCCGTCCACGCCGGCGTTCGACGGCACCGAACTGGCCGGCACCCACATCTGGAAGGCCAACGACACCATCGTCGAACTGGCCCGCGCCAACGGTTCGCTGCTGGCCTTCCATCCGCTGACCCACAGCTATCCGCACTGCTGGCGCCACAAGACGCCGGTGGTGTTCCGCGCCACGCCGCAGTGGTTCATCTCGATGGACCAGGCCAACCTGCGCAGCGATGCATTGGCCGCGATCAAGGATGTCAGCTGGTTCCCGGGCTGGGGCCAGGCGCGCATCGCCAGCATGGTCGACGGGCGCCCGGACTGGTGCATCAGCCGCCAGCGCACCTGGGGCGTGCCGATCGCCCTGTTCGTCAATCGCGAAACCCATGAGCCGCATCCGCGCTCGGTCGAACTGATGGAGCTGGTCGCGCAGCAGGTGGAGCGGGCTGGCGTCGATGCCTGGTACGACCTGGATGCCAGCGAGTTGCTGGGTGACGAGGCCGCGCAGTACGAGAAGGTCACCGACATCCTCGATGTCTGGTTCGACTCGGGCGTGACCCACGAGGGCGTGCTGCTTGAGCGTGGTTTCGGCAAGCCGGCCGACCTGTACCTGGAAGGGTCGGACCAGCATCGCGGCTGGTTCCAGTCCTCGCTGCTGACTGGCGTGGCGATCGACAAGGCGGCCCCGTACAAGCAGTGCCTGACCCATGGCTTCACCGTGGACGAGCACGGCCGCAAGATGTCCAAGTCGCTGGGCAACGGCATCGAGCCGCAGGACATCATGAAGACCCTGGGCGCGGACATCCTGCGCCTGTGGATCGCTTCGGCCGACTACAGCAACGAGATGTCGCTGTCGCAGGAGATCCTCAAGCGCAACGCCGATGCCTATCGTCGCCTGCGCAACACCGCGCGCTTCCTGCTGGGCAACCTGCATGGTTTCGACCCGGCCGTGCACCTGCGTCCGCTGGAAGACATGGTCGCGCTGGACCGCTGGATCGTGCACCGCGCCTGGGAAGTGCAGGAGAAGATCAAGGCTGCCTACGAGCGCTACGACTTCGCCTCGATCGTCCAGGCGCTGCTGAATTTCTGCAGCGTCGACCTGGGTTCGCTGTACCTGGACGTCACCAAGGACCGCCTGTACACGATGCCGGAGGACTCGCGTGGCCGTCGCAGCGCGCAGAGCGCGATGTACCGCATCGCCGAAGCCTTCGTGCGATGGATCGCGCCGATCCTGAGCTTCACCGCCGACGAGATGTGGGGTTACCTGCCGGGCAAGCGCGTGGACAACGTGTTGTTCTCCACCTTCTATGACGGGTTGGCGCCGCTGCCGGCTGACGCGAAACTGTCGGCGGCCGACTTCGACCAGCTGCTGGCCCTGCGCGAACAGGTCGCCAAGGTGCTGGAGCCGATGCGTGCCAGTGGCGCCATCGGTGCGGCGCTGGATGCGGAAATCGCGATCACGGCAGGCGAGGGCACGGCGGCGCGCTGGGCGGCGTTGAGCGATGAACTGCGCTTCCTGTTCATCAGTGGCGATGTCACGGTGACGCCGGCGCAGGCCGATGAGGTGTTCGTGCTGGCCGAGCCGACCACCAAGCCCAAGTGCGTGCGCTGCTGGCAGCGTCGGGCCGATGTCGGTGCCCATGCCGCGCATCCTGAGTTGTGCGGGCGCTGCGTGGAAAACGTGGACGGTGCTGGCGAGGACCGCCAATGGTTCTGA
- the rpmA gene encoding 50S ribosomal protein L27, with protein sequence MAHKKGVGSSRNGRDSNPKMLGVKVYGGQAIEAGNIIIRQRGTQFHPGQGVGLGRDHTLFALVDGKVDFSVKGANKRRTVSVLAEA encoded by the coding sequence ATGGCACATAAAAAAGGCGTAGGTTCCTCGCGCAACGGCCGCGATTCCAACCCGAAGATGCTGGGTGTGAAGGTCTACGGTGGCCAGGCCATCGAAGCCGGCAACATCATCATCCGCCAGCGTGGCACCCAGTTCCATCCGGGCCAGGGCGTCGGCCTGGGCCGCGACCACACGCTGTTCGCGCTGGTCGATGGCAAGGTGGACTTCTCGGTGAAGGGCGCCAACAAGCGCCGCACCGTGAGCGTGTTGGCCGAGGCGTAA
- the obgE gene encoding GTPase ObgE: MKLVDEAEIQVVAGNGGNGCIGFRREKFIPLGGPDGGDGGSGGSIWLQADENLNTLVDFRHQRNFKAQRGENGMGRQAYGKGGEDLTITVPVGTMVINVGTDEIIGDLVSHGDRLLVARGGKGGLGNMHFKSSITRAPRKATPGEEGEERLLKLELKLLADVGLLGFPNAGKSTLIRAVSAATPKVADYPFTTLYPNLGVVSVEAYRSFVIADIPGLIEGAAEGAGLGAQFLRHLQRTRLLLHLVDMAPVAEEFADTGVTVSPAEQVRAIENELRKHDPELLDKPRWLVLNKADLMFEDEAAERAKAVVAELGWTGPWYVTSAISREGTFPIMKDVMAFFDRQREDALEAVQSAG; the protein is encoded by the coding sequence ATGAAACTCGTAGATGAAGCCGAAATCCAGGTCGTCGCCGGCAATGGCGGCAATGGCTGTATCGGCTTTCGCCGCGAGAAGTTCATCCCGCTGGGTGGTCCGGACGGCGGTGATGGCGGCAGTGGTGGCAGCATCTGGCTGCAGGCCGACGAGAACCTCAACACCCTGGTCGACTTCCGCCACCAGCGGAACTTCAAGGCCCAGCGCGGCGAGAACGGCATGGGTCGGCAGGCCTATGGCAAGGGTGGCGAAGACCTGACCATCACCGTGCCGGTCGGCACGATGGTGATCAATGTCGGCACCGATGAAATCATTGGTGACCTGGTGTCTCATGGCGACCGCCTGCTGGTGGCGCGTGGCGGCAAGGGCGGCCTGGGCAACATGCATTTCAAGAGCTCGATCACCCGCGCTCCGCGCAAGGCGACGCCCGGCGAAGAGGGTGAAGAGCGCCTGCTCAAGCTGGAGCTGAAGCTGCTGGCCGACGTCGGCCTGCTGGGCTTCCCCAATGCGGGCAAGAGCACGTTGATCCGCGCCGTGTCCGCGGCCACGCCGAAGGTGGCGGATTACCCGTTCACCACGCTGTATCCGAACCTGGGCGTGGTCAGCGTCGAGGCGTATCGCAGCTTCGTCATCGCTGATATTCCCGGCCTGATCGAGGGCGCTGCCGAAGGTGCGGGCCTGGGTGCGCAGTTCCTGCGTCACCTGCAACGCACCCGCCTGTTGCTGCATCTGGTGGACATGGCGCCGGTGGCCGAGGAGTTCGCCGACACCGGTGTGACCGTGTCGCCGGCCGAGCAGGTGCGCGCCATCGAAAACGAGCTGCGCAAGCACGACCCGGAGCTGCTGGACAAGCCGCGCTGGCTGGTGCTGAACAAGGCTGACCTGATGTTCGAGGACGAGGCGGCCGAGCGTGCGAAGGCGGTCGTGGCCGAACTGGGCTGGACTGGTCCCTGGTACGTGACCTCGGCGATTTCGCGCGAAGGCACGTTCCCGATCATGAAGGACGTGATGGCCTTCTTCGATCGCCAGCGCGAAGACGCGCTCGAGGCTGTGCAGAGCGCCGGCTGA
- the rplU gene encoding 50S ribosomal protein L21, whose amino-acid sequence MYAVLVTGGKQYRVMQGETLRVEKLDAEVGKEITFDTLLMLGDENGITLGDALKGATVTATVKSQARADKVRIIKFRRRKHHMKQQGHRQYYTEIEITGIAGGSK is encoded by the coding sequence ATGTACGCAGTTCTGGTCACGGGCGGCAAGCAGTATCGCGTTATGCAGGGCGAAACCCTGCGCGTCGAGAAGCTGGACGCCGAAGTCGGTAAAGAAATCACGTTTGACACCCTGCTGATGCTGGGCGACGAAAACGGCATCACCCTGGGCGACGCGCTGAAGGGCGCCACCGTCACTGCGACCGTCAAGTCGCAGGCACGTGCCGACAAGGTCCGCATCATCAAGTTCCGCCGCCGCAAGCACCACATGAAGCAGCAGGGACACCGTCAGTACTACACCGAAATCGAGATCACCGGCATTGCCGGTGGCAGCAAGTAA